Genomic segment of Deltaproteobacteria bacterium:
GAAACATGCCCAAGGCCCGGGCCTTGTCCTCAATGTGCGGGAATACCTGGTGGCAGAAGACCAGGTCCACGCTCCCTTGGCTGAGATCCAGATCCTCGACGGCGGCCACCAGGAGATCCACATTCGCTCGCTCAGCCAGCCGTTTTCGGGCCTCCCCGATCATGCCTGGGCTGATATCCAGGGCGATGACCCGACCTCGCGGACCGACCCGGCCCGAGAGGATGTCGGTCAGTCTCCCGGTCCCACATCCTGGTTCCAGGATCGTCCATCCGGCCAAATCACCGAGAATGTCGAAAACACGCTCCAGCTTGGCCAGTTCTTCAGTAGAGTACTCATCGGCGGCCCAGGGGGCCTGAACCTGGCCGTCGAAGAATGAAGCTTTTGCTGTGTACATGTTCAGGGGCCTCCCAGATCCAATGGTTGTCCAAGGGGGCCGCTTCGTTCGGCCAGAACGAAGTGAAGCGGCTTGCCCAGCAGAAAGGTGTAAATGCGGTCGGCCGTTTCCTGCAGATTCAAATCCGAGAATCGTTCAGGGTGGAGGACTGTCCCCACTGCATAGGCATCGGCAATGACCGTGCCGATGTTGGTCATATACCAGTTGAAGGTGTGCAATCCGTAGACCCTCTGGCTTCGAAAGGCCTTGAGCCGGCCATAATACCGAGGGTTCTTCCTGATATCGTCAACAATGACGCTGTTGCCTCCCCCATCGAGAAAAATCACGTCCGGATCCATGGCCAACAGCTGTTCACGGTCAACAAAGACGTGTCCACTTTTTCCCCCACCGGCAGCGACATTACGGGCTCCTACCCAAGCAAACGGGGCGTAGTCGGCGTCCGTGCTCTCCAGTCCCTGGGTCCCTTTCCAGCCGATGCCTCCCACGTAGGCCCAAGGCTTTTCGTCCTCGGGGATGCCTCCGGTCCGGCGGCCGAGGTCTGCTTGGCAGGAATGGATGAAGGCCACGACCTCCTCGGCCCGATCCTCCTTGCCCAGGACCTTCCCTGCCACGCGCAATGATTCATAGAGCCGGTCGTCGAAGGAGCCGAACTCCCCGTAGGACAAGACCACAACCGGGATTGACAGGGTCCGGGACAGCCGGTCGGCCTTGGCTCCGTCCAGATAGGAGATGAACACGAGTTCAGGACGGGCCGCCAGCACGGCCTCCAGGTCCGGCATGGCGTTGATGGTGCCCACCCCTCCGGGACCGACGATGGGCAAACGACCCAAATCGTCATGGGCCAGCCAATAGGGCCTTGTCGTCGGGAACCTGGTCTCGATGGCCTCCACGCCGACAACGAGGTCCTTGGCCTGGAGGTAGAGGATGAGCCGTAGGGTTCCAGGTGCAAGGCAGACAATGCGGGAGGGTTTTTTGTCCATCCGTACTTCCCGGCCGGCCAGATCGATGACCGTCAAGCCCTGGGCCGCAGCCTGGACGGATCCAAAGACCATCACCAAGGTCAGAAACATGTGCTTTGTATTCAGCACAGCCCGACATCCCGATTGTCGGAGTCGGGAATCGGCAGGGCAAAGGTCCATCCCTCGACCTCGGTCATGACCATGCGCACATCGAATAGCTCCTCAAGGAGAGTGGCGTCCAAGGCCTCCCTGGGAACCAGGGCATGCACCCGGCGGTCCTTGAGCAGCAGAAACCAGTCCGCGAAGCGCAGGGCCAGATTGACATCGTGGACGCTAATCACGGCCGTGAATCCGATCTTCCGGGCCGATTCGGACATAAGCCTGACCAGCTCCAGCTGGTTCTTGAGGTCCAGACTCGAGGCGGGCTCATCCATGAGCAGTACCCGGGGCTTCTGGGCCAGGGCCCGGGCGATGAGTACCTTCTGCAACTCGCCTCCGCTCAGTTCCGATGCCGGGCGGTGGGCCAAGCGGGAAAGGCCCATGAAGTCCAAAACCTCCCGAACGATGTTCAGGTCCTCATCGTTCGGGGCCCAGCGGATGAAGGGTCTACGGCCCAGGAGAACCGTGTCGAAAACCGTGAGGCTCTGCTCCCCGGCCGCCTGGGGCACATAACCGAAAAGGCGACCGAGCTCCCTTCGACTCAAGATCGAAAGATCCGTTTGGCCCAAGGCAACGCATCCCGATTTCGGTTCCAGAATACGGGCCATGCACTGGAGAAGGGTGGACTTGCCCGCGCCGTTTTGGCCCAGAACGGCCAGCACCGTGGCCGGAGGGACCTCAAAATGAATATCCTCGAGCACCGGACGGCTGTCGTACCCGAACATGAGGCCGTCGACAGTGATATTCATGTCCACTGACTTCTGCGCATGAGCAGGGACAGAAAAAGCGGAGCCCCCAGGAACGAGGTCAGGACCCCCACGGGCAACCCTCCCGAACCGACCAGCACCCGCCCCAGGGTGTCGGCGGCCAGCAGAAGCAGGGAGCCGATCAAACAGGAAAATGGCATGAGCATGGAGTGTTCAGGGCCGATGATGCGTCGGGCTATGTGCGGGGCCAGCAGGCCAAGAAAGGCGATAACTCCGTGGAAGGCAGTCACCATCGCTGCCAGCAGGCCGGCCAAAAACATGCCCGACAGTCTGAGCCTGACGACATTCACGCCCAGCCCCAGGGCGGCCTTGTCTCCGGCCAAAAGTGTGTTCAGACTCCACTGATTTGCGAGAAAGAAGACCATGACCGGCATGAAAATCATGGTGATCAGGATGATTTCCGGCCACCCGGCCCGTCCCAGGTCGCCGAAGGTCCAGAAAACGATGGAAGCGATCTCGGTTTCCGTTGCGAAATATTGGATCAGCACTGTGCCCGAGGTGAACAGGGAGGCCAGGGCCACTCCGGCCAGGATCACGGACTGGGTGGACAATTGCCTGAGCACGGCCAGGCCGAGGATGACCGTTGCTGCGGCCATGGCACCAAGAAAAGCAAAAAAGGCCGTCATGGTGGTCAAGAAATAGCCTTGAGCGACCCCGGCGACTGATCGGGAATCCGGCCCGGAAGCTGCGCTCAGTCCGAGATCGATGACCACGATGGCCACGGCCGCGCCGAACCCAGCCCCCTGGCTGATGCCCAGTGTGAACGGGGAGGCAAGAGGATTCTTCAACAGGCTCTGCATGGCCATGCCGGACAAACCGAGAGCCGCCCCGGAAACAACGGCCGAGACGATACGGGGCAGGCGAATGTTCCAGACGACCACGTCGGCGGTCTCGTTACCAGGGCTGACCAGACTTTCAAGGATCTCCCTAATGGAAATCTCAAAGGCCCCGAGCCCGAGGGAAAGTATGGCCAGGAGGACAACCCCGGCCAGGAGCCCCCCGAAGATGGAGACGGCCCGCCTCCTCTTGTGTCGATAGACGGCCAGCGGTTCTTCCGATGGCCTCGAGGACACAAGAAATCGGCTCAACACTCGAACCCCGCATGCTTTGAAAATAAAATTTTTAAATCATTCATGGCCAAGTTGTGCTTTTTTTCATATCATTTTTTAAAAATCAAGATTTTTTTAAAAATCGTGCTATTTTTTAGGGTACTTCATTGAAAAAATATCTTTTTAAATAGCCATATTGTAGACAATAAATTGAATTAACTCATTTTATTATTCTTATAAATCGAAGCACCCCAATGATTCCATTTTCCATCTACGTTGACACATAATTTGGTAACGTATACTCAAAAAAAACTTTTTTGCTCCATTTCTTCCCAAAATCCGAATCAACGGACGACAAACGCGAGGAACATTATGCCCAAAATCGGCCGCATACTCATTTCGACCGTCCTGTTCATCACCTATTTTTCAGTGACCGCCCTGGCCGATCGTGTCGTCACCGATGCATCCGGCCGGACCGTAACCGTTCCAGACACGGTGACCCGGGTCATCTGCTCCGGCTCGGGCAGTCTACGCCTGCTCTGCTACCTCCAGGCCCAGGACCTGGTCGTGGCCGTGGACGACGCCGAAACCAAGCAGCGCTTCCTGGACGCCAGGCCCTACAGCCTGGCCAATCCCCAGTTCAAAAAAATGAAAACCTTCGGCGAATTCCGGGGCCACGACAACCCCGAACTCATCCTGACCCTGGAGCCCCAGCCCCAGGTCATCCTGAAGACCTATTCGGGCATGGGTCATGATCCGGTCGAACTCCAGAACAAAACCGGCATCCCGGTCGTGGTTCTGGAATACGGGGACCTCGGCAAATCAAAGGCCAAGTTCTACGACGCCCTACGGATCATGGGCGAGGTGGTCGGAAAATCGGATCGGGCCGAGGAAGTCGTCGCCTTTTTCGAGGCCGAGATCGCCGAGCTCCAAAAACGAACGGCCGACATACCTCAGGCCGACCGGCCCACGGCCTTTATCGGCGGCGTAGCCCACAAGGGACCCCACGGTTTTCAGTCCACCGAACCGGCCTATCCTCCTTTCGCCTTTGCCGGAGTCCGCAATCTGGCCCTGGAATCCGGCGTGGCCGGAGGCCAACTCTCCCAATCCAATGTGGCCAAGGAAAAAATCGTCGAATGGGATCCCGACTTCCTTTTTCTCGATCTCTCCACCCTGCAGATGGGCGAGAACGCCGGAGGCCTGCACGAACTGAAAACCGACCCGGCCTACCGTTCTCTCTCCGCCGTCAAGGAAGGACGTGTCTTCGGAGTTCTGCCATACAATTGGTACACGACCAACTACGGATCCATCCTGGCCGACGCCTGGTTCATCGCCAAGACCATCCATTCGGATCGCTTTGCAGATGTAGACCCTGTGGCCAAGGCCGACGACATCTATGTCTTCCTGGTCGGAAAACCGGTGTTCAGTGGAATGAACGCTCTGTTCGACGGCCTCGTCTTCACCAACCTGGCCGTGAACTGACATGCACTTTCACGACGGTCAGGTCCCGGACGAGTACAGACGCTATATCGGGCTCAAACTCGCCTTTGTCGCCGCCACGGCCGCGGCAGTGGCCTTGGCCCTGGCCCTGGCCATCTCCCTGGGTGCGGCCCGAGTGCCCCTGATCGATGTGTTCAAAACTCTTCTCGGCTTCGAGGTCCCCAGGCGGTTCGAACTCATCGTCTGGTCCATCCGACTCCCCCAGGCCCTGACCGATTTCACCGCCGGGGCCGGCTTGGCCGTGGCCGGAGCGGCCATGCAGTCCATATTGCGGAACCCTCTGGGCTCGCCCTTCACTCTGGGCATCTCCCACGCTGCGGCCTTCGGGGCCGCCTTTGCCGTCATGCTCCTCGGAGGCGGAGTCATGTCCTCCTCCAGCGTCGGGGCCGTGTCCGTGACCAGCCCCTATCTGACCACGGCCGCGGCCTTTGCCGCCAGCCTTCTGGCCTCCGGGGCCATCATCCTGGTCTCCCGCACACGGGGGGTCACCCCCGAAGTCATGGTTCTCACCGGTGTGGCCCTGGGGGCCCTGTTCACCGCCGGGACCATGTTCCTCCAGTTCTTCGCCGACGACGCCCAGCTGGCGGCCATGGTCTTCTGGACCTTCGGCGACACGGCCCGGGCTTCCTGGTCCGAGCTGGGCATCATGGCCGTGGTCGCTCTGGCCGGGTTCGCCTATTTTCTCTCCCAATCCTGGAGCTACAACGCCATCGACGCCGGGGACGAAACGGCCAAGGGTCTCGGGGTCCGCGTCGAACGGGTCCGGATGCTCGGCATGCTCGTGGCCTCTCTGGTCACGGCCGTGACCATCGCTTTTTTGGGCATCATCGGCTTTGTCGGCCTGGTCGTCCCCCACATGGTCCGCCGGGTCATCGGCTCCGACCACCGTTTTCTCCTGCCGGCCTCGGTCTTCGTCGGCGGATTGCTCCTGCTTGTCTCCGACACCGCGGCCCGCCTCGTCCTGGCCCCCCATGTCCTTCCCGTTTCCGTGCTGACGGCCTTCATGGGCGCCCCGGTCTTCATCTACCTCATCGTCAAGGGAGGCCGCCGATGATCCTCCAGATCGCCGAGCTCGAGTTCGCCTACAACGGCCACCCGGTCCTCAGGGACGTTCGCCTTGAAGTCCGGGCCGGAGAACTTCTGGCCATCCTGGGCCCCAACGGCGTGGGCAAGACCACGCTGCTGAAATGCATCAACGCCATCCATCGCCCCCGGGGCGGGGTGGTCCGGGTGGACGGCCAGGATATCCTCCGTCTGGCTCCGGCCGAAATCTCCCGCTCCGTCGGATATGTCGCCCAACGCTGCGAACCGGCCCGCCTGACCGTGTTCGACGCCGTGCTCATGGGCCGCAAGCCCCATATCCGATGGAAACCGTCGGAAAAGGACCTCTCCATCGTCGACGCGGCCATCCGCCGTCTGCATCTGAAGGCCCTGCTCCTGCGCCATATCGACACCCTGTCCGGTGGAGAACTCCAGAAGGTGGCCATTGCCCGGGCCCTGGTCCAGGAACCGCGGCTCCTCCTCTTGGATGAACCCACCAGTTCCCTGGACCTCAAGAACCAGATGGACATTCTGACTCTGGTCCGCCGGGTGGTGGACGAGCACGCCATTGCCGCGGTCATGACCATGCACGACCTGAACACGGCCCTGCGCTTCGCCCACAAATTCCTGTTCCTGAAGGACGGGAAAATCTTCTCCACGGGCCTCAGCCGTGACATCTCCGCCGACATGGTCGGCCAAGTCTACGGCCTGCCCGTGGAGATCCACCTCATCAACGGCCATCCCACGGTGACCCCGATTCTTGAACCGCAATCCGACCACGATCACGACCACCATCATGTCCATGCGTGCGTGGAAAGCCCCCATGCGGACTGCACACGCCACAATCACCCCTGAACACGATCAATACCGGAGAACCTACATGCCCTGCTCCATCCCCGCTGAAACCATCGAACGCGTCATCGCCTTTCACGGCCACTCCTGCCCCGGCTTGGCCATCGGCATCAGGGCCGCCGAATACGCCCTGTCCCGATTTCCAAATGCCGAACTGGTCGCCGTGGCCGAGACCGACATGTGCGGCGTGGACGCCATCCAGTTCCTGACTGACTGCACCTTTGGCAAGGGAAACTTCCTGCATCGCGATCTGGGCAAGATGGCCTTCACCTTTTACGACCGAAACAGCGGCGAGGGCGTCCGCATCCGCCTACGGCCAGAAGTCCACGCCGGCCCCTCGTCCGAGCGCATGAGGATCCTGTCGGCCCGCAACGCGGCCGGCCAGGCCAGCCAGGAAGAAATAGAGGAATTGACCGACCTGCGCCGACAGCGGCAAACATTCTACATGCAGGCCGAACTCCACGAAATCTTCGATCAGATGCCCGCCCAAGGCCCGCCGCCGCGACCGGCCCGAATACTGGAAAGCCTTGCTTGCGCCGACTGCGGCGAGATCACCATGGAGTCGCGCACCCGCCGCTTTGCCGGAAAGACCCTATGCATTCCCTGCTTCGAGGCCGTGGAACAGAAACGGTAGTCAGACGACGGATTCGGCCCGATCCGGTATTGCCACCACCTCCCCCCTTGGCTATGATCTTTTCAAGGATGACCGCTTCCGGGCCATCCTCAACCCAGTGGAGGCAACCATGACTCTTCGACGTTTCTTCGGATCTCTTGCTCTCGTCGCCGTTCTCGTCTGGGCTTCCGCGAGTTGGGCCGCCGTGGTCGACCAGGGAACGGCCGCTCTGGTGGCCCAGAACCTCATCCACCGCCACACGGCCCATTTCGGGTCTTGGAACGGTCAGGCCGCTGCCGCCATATCCGGGGTCCAACCCATCGTCTGGAACAATCAAGAAGTGGCCTGGAACTTTTCCGTGACTCCATCCGGACACGTTCTGGTGGCCCGCAGCGACCGTCTGAGCCCGGTTCTGCTCTACTCGGCCACATCGTCTTTCGACCCGGCTTTGGCCGGCACGGCCACGGCTCTGGAGTCCTGGATCGTGCCCGAGGTCGGCCGGGCCTTTGCCCACTTCGAGACCCCGGCCTTCAATGTCCGGTCCATGGACCAGGCCTACGAGGCCTCGGCCGTGGCCGCGGCCTGGAGAATTTTGACTTCCGATCCGGCCCAGAACAGGCTGACGGCTAAACGGGGCATCCGCAGCGTCGGACCTCTCATGACCTCCCGCTGGGGCCAGGAAACTCCTTACAATCTTCTCTGCCCCATGCTTGGCGGTGAGCAAACCATCGTCGGCTGCGTGGCCACGGCCTGGAGCCAGCTCTTGCGCTATTGGCAATGGCCCGACCGGGGCACGGGCAGCCATTCCTACTATTGGGAGACCGGGGGCCGGACTCTGACGGCCAACTTCGACCACGCCTACGACTGGGCCAACATGCCCGATGAGCTGACCGCCTCCAGCACCCAGGCCCAGAAGGATGCCGTGGCCCGGCTCTGCGCCGATGTGGGCATTTCGGCCGACATGGACTACGACGTGGACGAGTCGGGCAGCGGCATGTACGCCGACGAGGTCCTGCACCTCTACTTCAAGTACAAGCCGACCATGACCCAGCACAGCCGGACCTCCTACCCAGACGCCGACCAGTGGATGGCCCTATTCCAGACCGAGATCGACGCCTCTCCCGGTCGCCCGGTGGTCTTTTCCATTTTCGATACCACCGGAGGGGGGCACGAGACCATCATCGACGGGTATCAGGACGGCGCCACGGACATGGTCCACATCAACTACGGCTGGAACGGGAACTACGACGGCTGGTACGACGTGACCCAGAACTTCCAGGCCATCTGGACCTGGGAGGCCGACTCCCAGATCATCGTCACCGGCATCGAGCCCGACAAGGCCGGACCGACCCTGCCTTACGTCTACTACCTACTTCTTCTGGCCGGCAGCGAGGAGACCTGGACCGGCATCGCCCTGTCCAACGCCGCCAACGCCCAGGCCACCGCGGTCCAGATGGCCTACTACCGCCACGACGGCACGGCCGAGACTCCGGTGGACATGACCCTGCCTGCCGGTGGACAGTCGGCCTTTCTCCTGCCTCTCAATCCCTGGAACGGATGGGCCAAGGTTTCGGCCCAAAATCCCCTGAAGGGGCTCATCCTCGTCGGGGACGCGGATGGCTCGAGTCTGGCATCCCTGAACATGGCCCAAGCCCCACTCACAACCCTGGTCGTGCCCCAGGTGGCCACAGGTGATTCGGGCTGGGGCACGGACGTCCTCCTGACCAATCCCTCGGGCCAGGCAGCCTCGGTCACCTTGAGCTACAGGGACACCCAGGGCCAAATCCAGGACACCTACGGTCCCATCTCCATCCCAGCCCAGGCCCAGCAGACTCTGTCCCTGGGCGTCCTGTTCGGCACCCGCAACGGCGGATCCGTGGTCATCGAATCGACCCAGGCACTGGGCGGCGTGGCCGGCTACGCCCAGACCGTCCAAGCCCATGCACCGTCCACGGCCCTGAATATGAACCGCTGAATGCCTTCACTCCAAAAAAAATCCCGGCTCCGGTCATTTCCGGAGTCGGGATTTTTTCTTTGAAACGAGTCGGACGGACAGTTCTATGACCAACCTCGTACTTGAAATTTCATCACGGCAAAAGATCGCCGATGAGCAACTTGGCCATTCTCGGCCGGCCGACCCATTGGGCTCCAACCCTGGATCCGTTGACATACTTGAGAATGGCCACGGCATCCATCCAGGTCTCGTTGAGATCGTCCCAGCGCAGGATGATCTCGGCCCGGTCCCCGGCCTGCAGATCGTGGCCGTCGGATCGGACCACGAAACCGATCCCGTCAAAGGAGATGTCCCGGACCTCCAGGTCGACCGATCCCTTTCCGTCTACGCTGCACTCCCCGGTCAGGGCACAGTCCATCCGGTACCAGACTCTCCGGTCGTCGCCGTCGCACTCGCTTTCCATGGCTGTCATCCTCATTGGCCGAGCAGGGCCCGGGCAAAGTCTTCGGCGTTGAAGGGGCGCAGATCCTCCATCTTCTCCCCCAGGCCGATAAAGGAAATGGGCAGGCCGTGCTCCAGAGCAATGGCCACGATGATCCCGCCCTTGGCCGTTCCGTCCAGCTTGGTCATGACGATGTCGTCGATATCAACGGCCTTGGCGAAAAACTCCACCTGGGACAGGGCGTTCTGGCCCGTGGTCGCGTCCAGGACCAGGGTCACCCTGTGCGGAGCCCCGGGATGCTTCTTGGCCACGACCCGTTTAATTTTCTTGAGCTCTTCCATGAGATCGACCTTGGTATGAATCCGTCCGGCCGTGTCCACGAAGAGCTTGTCGTACCCCTCGGCCATGGCCTTTTCCAGTCCCTCGTAGGCCACGGCTGCGGGATCGGACCCGTGCTCCTTGGCAAAGAACCCGGCCCCGGTCCGCTTGGCCCAGATGCCCAACTGCTCGATGGCCGCGGCCCGGAAGGTGTCCCCGGCGGCCACCAGGACTTTCTGGCCCTGCATCTGTGCCCTGTGGGCCAGCTTGGCGATGGTCGTG
This window contains:
- a CDS encoding methyltransferase domain-containing protein, whose translation is MYTAKASFFDGQVQAPWAADEYSTEELAKLERVFDILGDLAGWTILEPGCGTGRLTDILSGRVGPRGRVIALDISPGMIGEARKRLAERANVDLLVAAVEDLDLSQGSVDLVFCHQVFPHIEDKARALGMFHRALNLGGRLILFHLIGFQEINDVHRKAGSVVEGDLMPEAQVMRSLMTGRGFRIEILQDHDFDCYFLSAVKIC
- a CDS encoding iron ABC transporter substrate-binding protein — encoded protein: MFLTLVMVFGSVQAAAQGLTVIDLAGREVRMDKKPSRIVCLAPGTLRLILYLQAKDLVVGVEAIETRFPTTRPYWLAHDDLGRLPIVGPGGVGTINAMPDLEAVLAARPELVFISYLDGAKADRLSRTLSIPVVVLSYGEFGSFDDRLYESLRVAGKVLGKEDRAEEVVAFIHSCQADLGRRTGGIPEDEKPWAYVGGIGWKGTQGLESTDADYAPFAWVGARNVAAGGGKSGHVFVDREQLLAMDPDVIFLDGGGNSVIVDDIRKNPRYYGRLKAFRSQRVYGLHTFNWYMTNIGTVIADAYAVGTVLHPERFSDLNLQETADRIYTFLLGKPLHFVLAERSGPLGQPLDLGGP
- a CDS encoding ABC transporter ATP-binding protein is translated as MNITVDGLMFGYDSRPVLEDIHFEVPPATVLAVLGQNGAGKSTLLQCMARILEPKSGCVALGQTDLSILSRRELGRLFGYVPQAAGEQSLTVFDTVLLGRRPFIRWAPNDEDLNIVREVLDFMGLSRLAHRPASELSGGELQKVLIARALAQKPRVLLMDEPASSLDLKNQLELVRLMSESARKIGFTAVISVHDVNLALRFADWFLLLKDRRVHALVPREALDATLLEELFDVRMVMTEVEGWTFALPIPDSDNRDVGLC
- a CDS encoding iron ABC transporter permease, which gives rise to MFGGLLAGVVLLAILSLGLGAFEISIREILESLVSPGNETADVVVWNIRLPRIVSAVVSGAALGLSGMAMQSLLKNPLASPFTLGISQGAGFGAAVAIVVIDLGLSAASGPDSRSVAGVAQGYFLTTMTAFFAFLGAMAAATVILGLAVLRQLSTQSVILAGVALASLFTSGTVLIQYFATETEIASIVFWTFGDLGRAGWPEIILITMIFMPVMVFFLANQWSLNTLLAGDKAALGLGVNVVRLRLSGMFLAGLLAAMVTAFHGVIAFLGLLAPHIARRIIGPEHSMLMPFSCLIGSLLLLAADTLGRVLVGSGGLPVGVLTSFLGAPLFLSLLMRRSQWT
- a CDS encoding iron ABC transporter substrate-binding protein; translation: MPKIGRILISTVLFITYFSVTALADRVVTDASGRTVTVPDTVTRVICSGSGSLRLLCYLQAQDLVVAVDDAETKQRFLDARPYSLANPQFKKMKTFGEFRGHDNPELILTLEPQPQVILKTYSGMGHDPVELQNKTGIPVVVLEYGDLGKSKAKFYDALRIMGEVVGKSDRAEEVVAFFEAEIAELQKRTADIPQADRPTAFIGGVAHKGPHGFQSTEPAYPPFAFAGVRNLALESGVAGGQLSQSNVAKEKIVEWDPDFLFLDLSTLQMGENAGGLHELKTDPAYRSLSAVKEGRVFGVLPYNWYTTNYGSILADAWFIAKTIHSDRFADVDPVAKADDIYVFLVGKPVFSGMNALFDGLVFTNLAVN
- a CDS encoding iron ABC transporter permease; protein product: MHFHDGQVPDEYRRYIGLKLAFVAATAAAVALALALAISLGAARVPLIDVFKTLLGFEVPRRFELIVWSIRLPQALTDFTAGAGLAVAGAAMQSILRNPLGSPFTLGISHAAAFGAAFAVMLLGGGVMSSSSVGAVSVTSPYLTTAAAFAASLLASGAIILVSRTRGVTPEVMVLTGVALGALFTAGTMFLQFFADDAQLAAMVFWTFGDTARASWSELGIMAVVALAGFAYFLSQSWSYNAIDAGDETAKGLGVRVERVRMLGMLVASLVTAVTIAFLGIIGFVGLVVPHMVRRVIGSDHRFLLPASVFVGGLLLLVSDTAARLVLAPHVLPVSVLTAFMGAPVFIYLIVKGGRR
- a CDS encoding ABC transporter ATP-binding protein — its product is MILQIAELEFAYNGHPVLRDVRLEVRAGELLAILGPNGVGKTTLLKCINAIHRPRGGVVRVDGQDILRLAPAEISRSVGYVAQRCEPARLTVFDAVLMGRKPHIRWKPSEKDLSIVDAAIRRLHLKALLLRHIDTLSGGELQKVAIARALVQEPRLLLLDEPTSSLDLKNQMDILTLVRRVVDEHAIAAVMTMHDLNTALRFAHKFLFLKDGKIFSTGLSRDISADMVGQVYGLPVEIHLINGHPTVTPILEPQSDHDHDHHHVHACVESPHADCTRHNHP
- a CDS encoding formylmethanofuran dehydrogenase, whose amino-acid sequence is MPCSIPAETIERVIAFHGHSCPGLAIGIRAAEYALSRFPNAELVAVAETDMCGVDAIQFLTDCTFGKGNFLHRDLGKMAFTFYDRNSGEGVRIRLRPEVHAGPSSERMRILSARNAAGQASQEEIEELTDLRRQRQTFYMQAELHEIFDQMPAQGPPPRPARILESLACADCGEITMESRTRRFAGKTLCIPCFEAVEQKR